CAAGCATTTAACTCCTCCTCAACAATTCCCTTAACAACCGCGCCGTCGGCTTTGTTTTTCAGGTCAGCCATAAGCGCGCCCATCACCTTCCCTGTGTCTTGCGCTCCACTGGCGCCTAATTGAGAAATTTTTTCTTTGACTATTTTTCTAACCTCCTCCTCGCCCATCTGTTCTGGTAAATACGCGGACAAAATTTCCAATTCCTCTTTTTCTTTGTCCGCCAAATCCATCCGCCCGCCTTTCGTGTATTGCTCAATTGAGTCCTTCCGTTTTTTAACTTCGCTTGAAATAATTCCCATCACCCCTTCGTCCGCCAACTCTTCCTCGCTGGCCCCCTTCTCCTTTTCCTTGTTCAAAACAGCCGCCATAACCATACGCAAAACAGAGACCCGTAAAGCGTCTTTCCCAATCATCGCTTTCTTAATCTCTAACTTAATCTTTTCTTTTAGAGACATATTAATATCGCGTTTCCTCTTCTAAGAGCCCCATCTTCCTTAATTTTTCTTTTTCCTTGCCGATTTTAGTCCTTCTTAAAGCGCTTGCTCTTCGTTCGCTCTTGCCCTTCTCTTTTTCAAGAAATCTTGCCTTGCGGGCGCGAATCAAAACACCGCTTTGCTGGATTCTCCGAGAAAAGCGTCTTAATAAACTGCGAGTTGTTTCCCTATCTTTTTTTCTTACTTCGATTCCCATAAATTCACCTCCTTTTTCAAGATGCTAAATAATGCCTAATAATGAATATCTTCCCTTATTTTTGAATTTTTAATTATTTCAAAAGCCTCTTCGGCCGAATCAACAACCTGATAAATCTTTCTGTCATCACCATCAATAAATTTGTTTTTTTCGTAAACCACCTTATCAATCCAATCTGTGAAAGGATGCCAATATTCCTTACCCAAACAAATTATCGGAATATGCTTAGGAATTTTTTCCGTTTGAATTAGAGTTAAAATTTCAAAAAATTCATCCAAAGTTCCAAAACCGCCAGGCGCGAAAACATAGGCTTGAGCCGAATAGGAAAGCATTACCTTGCGCGTAAAAAAATAATGAAAACCCATCGCTTTCTTGATATAATCATTCATCCTCTGTTGATATTTTAATTGAATATTCAAGCCAACCGACTCCCCGCCCGCATCATTCGCGCCGCGATTAGCCGCTTCCATAATTCCCGGACCGCCGCCGCTAAAAACGGCGAAATTTTCTTTCGCCAGCATTTCCGCCAATTTTCTAACTTCCTTGTAATCAGGGTCGTAAGCAGAAGTGCGGGTTGAACCGAAAAAAGTCACCGACTTGCCAAAATCGCTCAAAAATTCAAACCCGTCAACAAACTCTGCCATAATTCTAAAAATCCGCCACTGAACCGAGTCCCTAAAATCGGTTCTTTCCTTAACATGCTCTTTCTCCGCCACTCTAGGCAATTTAGCGTCGGGCACCAACAATTTTTTTCTTAAATCTTTAATCATGTTCATCATGTTATTAGATTACTATTTTTATTCAATAATGTCAAAATTAAGTAAGCGAAACTACATCTCCAATCCGCGGGACTTCAACCGCCAGCCCAAAATCGCTTTTAATCTTTTCTGCCAACCCCAAAGACGAATCCTCTTCACCGTGACAAACAAAGACCTTTTTTGGTTTTTTAGAAGAGTCTGCCTCCGTCATACTGGAAAGCCAATCCATCAACCCCTTTTGGTCTGCGTGAGACGAATAACCACCCACATATTCAATCCTCGCCCGAATCGCAACATCTTGCCCCATAATTCTAATTGCTTTCGCCCCCTCAAAAATTTTTCGTCCAAGCGTTCCCTGCGCTTGGTAAGTGACAAACAAAAGCGTGTTTTTGGGGTCTGATAAATAGCGAAGTTCATGATGGATAATTCTGCCCCCCTGCGACATTCCCGAGCCGGCGATAATAATTTTAGGAGCTGGGGTATTATTAATCGCCCTTGACTCATTAGTTGAGAGAGTAAATTTTAAATCAGGAAATTTAAATATTTTATCGCCCGACTCAATCAAAGACAACGCCTCCTTGTCAAAATATTCAGAATGGCGACGATAGATTTCAGTTAATTTAATCGCCAAGGGGCTATCAACAAAAATGGGAGTCCGAGGAATACGAGAATTTTCAACCAAATCATTAAAATGATAAAGTAGTTGCTGCGTCCGCTCTAAAGCGAAACTGGGAATCATGAGGACGCCTCCGCGCGCGATTGTCTCTTCAACAACATCCTCAATCGTATTTTTACATTCTCCT
This genomic stretch from Patescibacteria group bacterium harbors:
- a CDS encoding GatB/YqeY domain-containing protein; translated protein: MSLKEKIKLEIKKAMIGKDALRVSVLRMVMAAVLNKEKEKGASEEELADEGVMGIISSEVKKRKDSIEQYTKGGRMDLADKEKEELEILSAYLPEQMGEEEVRKIVKEKISQLGASGAQDTGKVMGALMADLKNKADGAVVKGIVEEELNA
- a CDS encoding TIGR00730 family Rossman fold protein, with protein sequence MIKDLRKKLLVPDAKLPRVAEKEHVKERTDFRDSVQWRIFRIMAEFVDGFEFLSDFGKSVTFFGSTRTSAYDPDYKEVRKLAEMLAKENFAVFSGGGPGIMEAANRGANDAGGESVGLNIQLKYQQRMNDYIKKAMGFHYFFTRKVMLSYSAQAYVFAPGGFGTLDEFFEILTLIQTEKIPKHIPIICLGKEYWHPFTDWIDKVVYEKNKFIDGDDRKIYQVVDSAEEAFEIIKNSKIREDIHY
- a CDS encoding MBL fold metallo-hydrolase, with protein sequence MKLYFYGGARMVTGSNYILETSLGKIMIDCGLFQGRREIEEKNYEPFPYKPSEIGFVLITHAHLDHLGRLPKLIKEGFNGRILATRPTIDFARLMLEDSQKIIQKKAAQKGIFPRMDIQQIDMVMEMFEAAEYDREIKLNEEVSVCFREAGHVLGSAVIECKVREQGQEKEKKIVFSGDLGTAGTPILQDPFRIKNADYVVMESTYGDRLHEARGECKNTIEDVVEETIARGGVLMIPSFALERTQQLLYHFNDLVENSRIPRTPIFVDSPLAIKLTEIYRRHSEYFDKEALSLIESGDKIFKFPDLKFTLSTNESRAINNTPAPKIIIAGSGMSQGGRIIHHELRYLSDPKNTLLFVTYQAQGTLGRKIFEGAKAIRIMGQDVAIRARIEYVGGYSSHADQKGLMDWLSSMTEADSSKKPKKVFVCHGEEDSSLGLAEKIKSDFGLAVEVPRIGDVVSLT